In one window of Aphidius gifuensis isolate YNYX2018 linkage group LG4, ASM1490517v1, whole genome shotgun sequence DNA:
- the LOC122854070 gene encoding dynein regulatory complex subunit 7-like, whose product MCTINLCATRSRTPWCSSRGNGRRRKPYQASNLRGYILHRPEKLCSPTWLIRTQIGNSFEISTLLCSILLGQYYNAFVVSGYASREQTLNDTSNRPYIYFKKSNESWENTNDVEISSTKYKFKPPPDFRSKLLTESTEFEVKELNRLHDDDDNDDEKDCLNIDMNRQSAECEETFPDEYSGHRVHAWIIIMPDNKTDVPRHPEIKKSFFIEPSSGQKYDIDEEINKYYHGIESLWNHENYWLNLQSCNDGCDKLNFDLFDNKMWEHLLPGEPSSYHHRNSTINNETDDEDNDSMNILQRKHLDMPVSYVEEIKINSLDFERRYLNGKKIMFFKKTKVEVYAPYVQMDGLIESVTIYNYDEYKFALKIIEKYSNRGDGLVGSTKYLDSQLVVDEYERGRPDACKEHRYLLMGTNSIDEDRTLEFYHTVRNDGLEKIETKKNFFSQYYVGRQDYLCYRNVEFAVDKKPIANDIHHRKIIKITEEFKRNPNLAATKDIAIRVFDMVDDEIRLIYHYGNENISRATRTFVKPSIAERGDRLVFDPNMTHGYNPDFLAQPEKPLVLFYMLEKLLDDEFRVINCVRNVETDVDEFLKLRQQEYFMPKLLISIFDTNRNDDTKAELFAKEEMARVQAQRQFEEQIDYLQPYLSKIGNPKSLGKYQQLQIRQECLNDFKQTMVKRANDISQKITLSNQKYKELLDYRSQAQEISNEDEEKLTNEIDKITFDIHALEMRLKRHCNLSNQRYLKIQKSLDNDKRLSSL is encoded by the exons CctgaaaaattatgttcacCAACATGGTTAATAAGAACCCAAATTggaaattcatttgaaatatcaaCTCTATTATGCAGTATTCTTCTTGGACAATATTACAATGCATTTGTTGTAAGTGGTTATGCATCACGTGAACAAACACTCAATGACACATCAAACCggccatatatatattttaaaaaatcaaatgaatcatgggaaaatacaaatgacgttgaaatatcatcaactaaatataaattcaaaccACCACCGGATTTCCGAAGTAAATTACTCACTGAATCAACTGAATTTGAGGTAAAAGAACTCAATCGtcttcatgatgatgatgataatgatgatgaaaaggATTGTCTGAATATCGACATGAATCGACAATCTgcg gAATGTGAGGAAACATTTCCGGATGAATACTCAGGTCATCGTGTTCACGCGTGGATTATTATTATGCCAGACAATAAAACAGATGTTCCACGACATccggaaataaaaaaatcatttttcattgaacCATCAAGTGGACAAAAATATGACattgatgaagaaataaataaatattatcatggcATTGAGAGTCTATGGAATCATGAAAATTACTGGCTAAATTTACAATCATGCAATGATGGatgtgataaattaaattttgatctttttgataataaaatgtgGGAACATTTATTACCTGGTGAACCATCATCATATCATCATAGAAATTCcacaattaataatgaaactgatgatgaagataatgaTTCTATGAATATTCTGCAAAGaaaacatcttgatatgcCAGTGTCATatgttgaagaaataaaaataaatagtctag atTTTGAAAGAAGATatttaaatggtaaaaaaattatgttttttaaaaaaacaaaagttgaAGTTTATGCACCTTATGTACAAATGGATGGATTGATTGAGAGtgtaacaatttataattatgatgagtataaatttgcattaaaaattattgaaaaatattcaaatcgAGGTGATGGTCTTGTTGGATCAACGAAATATTTAGATAGTCAATTAGTTGTTGATGAGTATGAGCGAGGTCGTCCAGATGCTTGCAaag aGCATcgttatttattgatgggaACAAATTCAATTGATGAAGATAGAACACTGGAATTTTATCATACTGTTAGAAATGATGGTCTTGAAAAaatcgaaacaaaaaaaaatttcttcagCCAGTATTATGTTGGAAGACAGGATTATCTTTGTTACCGTAATGTAGAATTTGCAGTCGATAAAAAACCGATAGCCAATGACATTCACCatcgaaaaattatt aaaattactGAAGAGTTTAAAAGAAATCCTAATTTAGCTGCAACAAAGGACATTGCAATCCGAGTGTTTGACATGGTTGATGATGAGATaagattaatttatcattatggAAATGAAAACATTTCAAGAGCAACACGTACATTTGTCAAACCGTCAATTGCTGAACGTGGTGATCGTCTTGTTTTTGATCCAAACATGACACACGGAtacaat cCAGATTTTCTAGCTCAGCCAGAAAAACCACTAgtacttttttatatgcttGAAAAATTGCTAGATGATGAATTTAGAGTCATCAACTGCGTGAGAAATGTCGAAACAgatgttgatgaatttttaaaattacgacAACAAGAATATTTCATGCCGAAATTGCtgatatcaatatttgataCTAACAGAAATGATGATACGAAAGCTGAGCTATTTGCAAag GAAGAGATGGCTCGCGTTCAGGCACAACGACAATTTGAAGaacaaattgattatttacaaccgtatttatcaaaaattggtAATCCAAAAAGTCTTGGTAAATATCAACAGCTACAAATACGTCAAGAGTGTCTCAATGATTTTAAACAAACGATGGTTAAACGTGCAAATGATATTtcacaaaaaataacattatctaatcaaaaatacaaagaacTCCTAGATTATCGTTCTcag gcCCAGGAAATTTCAAATGAAGACGaagaaaaattgacaaatgaaattgataaaattacgTTTGACATACATGCATTGGAGATGAGATTAAAACGTCACtgtaatttatcaaatcaacgttatctaaaaatacaaaaatcacTTGATAATGACAAACGTTTATCATCactctaa